From Hymenobacter sedentarius, a single genomic window includes:
- a CDS encoding ribosome-binding factor A, whose protein sequence is MESKRQQKMASLLQQELASVLQRDLPHLFGGGLAPGISLVRVTPDLGQARVYLSLLIGADANERLEIIRENGKAIRQALAKRIRQTARVVPELIFFHDDSAAYAAHMDQVLGTLDIPPAPKDEEKDDEKPARPRLFNPKDDE, encoded by the coding sequence ATGGAAAGCAAACGACAACAAAAAATGGCTAGCCTGCTGCAGCAGGAGCTGGCTTCCGTGTTGCAGCGCGACCTGCCGCACCTGTTTGGAGGTGGGCTGGCGCCCGGCATCAGCCTGGTGCGCGTGACGCCCGACCTGGGCCAGGCCCGTGTGTACCTGAGCCTGCTCATCGGGGCCGATGCCAACGAGCGCCTCGAAATCATTCGCGAAAACGGTAAGGCCATCCGTCAGGCCCTAGCTAAGCGCATCCGCCAGACGGCGCGCGTGGTGCCCGAGCTCATCTTTTTTCACGACGACAGCGCCGCCTACGCTGCCCACATGGACCAGGTGCTCGGCACGCTCGACATCCCGCCCGCGCCCAAAGACGAGGAGAAGGACGACGAGAAACCGGCCCGCCCGCGCCTGTTCAACCCCAAAGACGACGAATAA
- a CDS encoding ABC transporter permease, whose product MNVPLLIARRYFRSKNKRNIITIISNISMIGVAVGTMALIIVLSVFNGLEDLVRTLYGKSDPNLVISATKGKAFDVDRTFLMKLENTPGVALLTEVIEDNALLQYHDRQMVVKMRGLSDNYFGQSQIDANIKEGDHRLRRDSLELALVGAGVQHELSITLNNRLAPMRLLYPRNTPGKKLLEMNPEKAFNEQNLIAGGVFLIEQHIDDSYIFVPLSFAQRLLGYGTRRTALYVKVGQSFEIEQVKEQLRRQLGPGFKVQDSDEQHVSLFKAIKVEKLFVFITFTLILLIASLNIFFSLSMLVIDKKKDISVLLAMGATQQTVRKTFLLVGAIVALVGAATGLVFGVALCWAQQRFGFVSMGMATSVVDAYPVKMQATDLIFTCLSIILITLAVSIRPALNASHLDLRENL is encoded by the coding sequence GTGAACGTCCCCCTCCTCATTGCGCGGCGCTATTTCCGCTCCAAGAATAAGCGCAACATCATCACCATCATCTCGAACATTTCGATGATTGGAGTGGCCGTGGGCACTATGGCGCTCATTATTGTGCTGTCGGTGTTCAACGGGCTGGAGGACTTGGTGCGCACGCTCTACGGCAAGTCGGACCCCAACCTGGTCATTTCGGCCACCAAGGGCAAGGCCTTCGACGTGGACCGCACCTTCCTGATGAAGCTGGAAAACACGCCCGGCGTGGCCCTGCTCACCGAGGTCATCGAGGACAACGCGCTGCTGCAATACCACGACCGCCAAATGGTGGTGAAGATGCGTGGCCTGAGCGACAACTACTTTGGTCAAAGCCAGATAGACGCCAACATCAAGGAGGGCGACCACCGCCTGCGCCGCGACAGCCTAGAGCTGGCCCTGGTGGGCGCCGGCGTGCAGCACGAGCTCAGCATCACGCTCAACAACCGCTTGGCGCCCATGCGCCTGCTCTACCCCCGCAATACCCCCGGTAAGAAACTGCTGGAAATGAACCCCGAAAAGGCGTTCAACGAGCAAAACCTGATTGCCGGCGGGGTGTTCCTCATCGAGCAGCACATCGACGACAGCTACATTTTCGTGCCCCTCAGCTTTGCCCAGCGCCTGCTGGGCTACGGCACCCGCCGCACCGCGCTCTACGTGAAGGTGGGCCAGAGCTTCGAAATTGAGCAGGTGAAGGAGCAGCTGCGCCGGCAGCTGGGCCCGGGCTTCAAGGTGCAGGACTCTGATGAGCAGCACGTGAGCCTGTTCAAGGCCATCAAGGTGGAGAAGCTGTTTGTGTTCATCACCTTCACGCTCATTCTGCTCATTGCGTCGCTCAATATTTTTTTCTCGCTCTCGATGCTGGTCATCGATAAGAAAAAAGATATTTCGGTGCTGCTGGCCATGGGCGCCACCCAGCAAACCGTGCGCAAGACCTTCCTGCTGGTGGGGGCCATCGTGGCCCTGGTGGGCGCGGCCACGGGCCTCGTGTTTGGCGTAGCCCTGTGCTGGGCCCAGCAGCGCTTCGGGTTTGTGAGCATGGGCATGGCCACGAGCGTAGTCGATGCCTATCCGGTGAAAATGCAGGCTACGGACCTCATCTTTACCTGCCTGTCCATCATACTCATTACATTAGCCGTAAGCATTCGCCCGGCCCTGAACGCGAGCCACTTGGATTTGCGCGAGAATTTATAA
- a CDS encoding class I SAM-dependent methyltransferase: MYYDPIKKTLGQVFNRTPWLRRLFYHLLDLLLLRTWHVHRELRRWAKGRTQEPLHILDAGSGYGQYTYWLSGLSPKWDILAVDVKEEQVADSNRFFRQIGRSNVQFAVQDLVLYQEPNSFDLALSVDVMEHILEDVEVFRNIHASLKDGGMLLISTPSDQGGSDVHDDGETSFIEEHVRDGYNIREIQQKLRTAGFERIEARYAYGEPGQISWRLSMKYPILMLGKSRLFFLLLPFYYAVTFPFCLLLNWLDARTVHDSGTGLIVKAWK; this comes from the coding sequence TTGTATTACGACCCGATTAAGAAGACGCTCGGCCAGGTATTTAACCGAACGCCATGGCTGCGCCGGCTGTTTTATCATTTGCTCGATTTGCTGCTGCTGCGCACCTGGCACGTGCACCGCGAGCTGCGCCGCTGGGCCAAAGGCCGCACCCAGGAGCCGCTGCACATCCTCGACGCGGGCTCGGGCTACGGGCAGTACACGTACTGGCTCAGTGGGCTGAGCCCCAAGTGGGACATCCTGGCCGTGGACGTGAAGGAAGAGCAGGTGGCCGACTCCAACCGGTTTTTCCGTCAGATTGGCCGCAGCAACGTGCAGTTTGCCGTGCAGGATTTGGTGCTGTACCAGGAGCCTAATTCGTTTGATCTGGCCTTGTCGGTGGACGTGATGGAGCACATTCTGGAAGACGTGGAGGTGTTTCGCAACATCCACGCCTCGCTCAAGGACGGCGGCATGCTGCTCATCTCCACGCCCAGCGACCAGGGCGGCTCCGACGTGCACGACGACGGCGAAACCAGCTTCATCGAGGAGCACGTGCGCGACGGCTACAACATCCGCGAAATCCAGCAGAAGCTTCGCACGGCCGGGTTTGAACGCATCGAAGCCCGCTACGCGTACGGCGAGCCGGGCCAGATTTCGTGGCGCCTGAGCATGAAATACCCCATCCTGATGCTGGGCAAGTCGCGCCTGTTTTTCCTGCTGCTGCCCTTCTATTACGCCGTCACGTTCCCGTTCTGCTTGCTTTTGAACTGGCTCGACGCCCGCACGGTTCACGATTCGGGCACGGGCCTCATCGTGAAGGCGTGGAAGTAA